One genomic segment of Nocardia spumae includes these proteins:
- a CDS encoding methylated-DNA--[protein]-cysteine S-methyltransferase: MTVYTMTASPLGELMLVGEVRPTGTALRSVSIAGGKTVAVQPEWIESHEAFAAAIEQLGDYFAGRRTRFDLDCAVEGSEFRRRVWQALDDIPYGRTVSYGEIGARIGAPRAALRAVGAAIGANPVLIVRPCHRVIGADGRLTGYAGGLERKRQLLELEHAA; encoded by the coding sequence ATGACGGTCTATACGATGACGGCGAGTCCACTCGGCGAGCTGATGCTCGTCGGCGAGGTGCGGCCGACCGGTACCGCATTGCGGTCGGTCTCGATCGCGGGCGGGAAAACGGTTGCGGTACAGCCGGAATGGATCGAGAGCCACGAGGCTTTCGCGGCGGCGATCGAGCAGCTGGGCGACTACTTCGCGGGGCGGCGCACCCGGTTCGACCTCGACTGCGCGGTCGAGGGCAGCGAATTCCGCCGCCGGGTCTGGCAGGCGCTCGACGACATCCCCTACGGCCGGACGGTGTCCTACGGCGAGATCGGCGCGCGTATCGGTGCCCCGCGTGCCGCACTGCGCGCCGTCGGTGCCGCGATCGGCGCGAATCCGGTGCTGATCGTGCGGCCCTGTCATCGGGTCATCGGCGCCGACGGCCGGCTCACCGGATACGCCGGCGGGCTCGAGCGCAAGCGTCAGCTGCTGGAGCTCGAACATGCCGCCTGA
- a CDS encoding PPOX class F420-dependent oxidoreductase yields MQLPDSAREFIGAGANATLVTLNADGSPQISVVWVALRSTPEGDELVSAHLGEYLKVRNVRRDPRVALTIVSDEPSEFMRPYLSVTGTGRIVEGGAPELLRELAATLARPGLGFPPADAPPGVLTRIRIDKIGGIGPWAS; encoded by the coding sequence ATGCAACTTCCCGATTCCGCCCGCGAGTTCATCGGCGCCGGCGCGAACGCCACCCTGGTCACCCTCAACGCAGACGGTAGTCCGCAGATCTCCGTCGTCTGGGTGGCATTGCGGTCCACCCCCGAGGGTGACGAGCTGGTCAGCGCGCACCTGGGCGAGTATCTGAAGGTGCGCAATGTGCGCCGCGACCCACGGGTTGCGCTGACCATCGTGTCCGACGAACCGAGTGAGTTCATGCGGCCGTATCTGTCGGTCACCGGAACCGGGCGCATCGTCGAGGGCGGAGCGCCGGAACTGTTGCGCGAACTGGCCGCCACGCTGGCCCGGCCCGGCCTCGGCTTCCCGCCCGCGGACGCCCCGCCGGGAGTGCTGACCCGGATCCGGATCGACAAGATCGGCGGAATCGGACCCTGGGCGTCCTGA